One Cynocephalus volans isolate mCynVol1 chromosome 5, mCynVol1.pri, whole genome shotgun sequence DNA window includes the following coding sequences:
- the LOC134379158 gene encoding large ribosomal subunit protein eL42-like, with protein sequence MDRLQMKKLGVCSFFPCPCAPTNVFSIPKTHRTFCKKCGKHQPYKVAQNKKGRDSLYAQGKWRYDRKQSGYGGQTKLIFWKKAKTAKKIVLRLECVETNCRSKRMLASKRCKHFEVGGDKKSKDQVIQF encoded by the exons ATGGATCGACTACAAATGAAG AAACTTGGCGTGTGCTCTTTCTTCCCATGCCCATGTGCTCCCACAAATGTGTTCAGCATTCCTAAAACTCACCGGACTTTCTGTAAGAAGTGTGGCAAACACCAACCCTACAAAGTGGCCCAGAATAAGAAGGGCAGGGATTCTCTGTATGCCCAGGGAAAGTGGCGTTATGACAGGAAGCAGAGTGGCTACGGTGGGCAGACTAAATTAATTTTCTGGAAAAAGGCTAAAACTGCCAAGAAGATTGTGCTGAGGCTTGAGTGTGTTGAGACTAACTGCAGATCTAAGAGAATGCTGGCGAGTAAGAGATGCAAGCATTTTGAAGTGGGAGGAGATAAGAAGAGCAAGGACCAAGTGATCCAGTTTTAA